From Nilaparvata lugens isolate BPH chromosome 7, ASM1435652v1, whole genome shotgun sequence, one genomic window encodes:
- the LOC111062577 gene encoding mediator of RNA polymerase II transcription subunit 29, with the protein MISLTLKTAANTLVQNNLVDVGNMKGGEVAPRFDKVLEEFYSICDQMELHLKTAAECLNQGNSSNRYLPLNVVTTRLEPLPGQDPSQLTYPQYLATVRAQVIYAKEIHDMLLAAAHNIQNPSTAE; encoded by the exons cTTACTCTCAAAACAGCGGCCAACACTCTGGTACAAAATAATTTGGTGGACGTTGGTAACAT GAAAGGCGGTGAAGTCGCTCCTCGTTTTGATAAGGTCCTAGAAGAATTCTACTCAATATGTGATCAAATGGAACTCCATCTG AAAACGGCAGCGGAGTGCCTGAACCAAGGAAACAGCAGCAACCGCTACCTGCCACTGAACGTGGTGACCACGCGACTGGAGCCGCTGCCCGGCCAGGACCCCAGCCAGCTCACCTATCCGCAGTACCTGGCCACTGTCAGGGCACAGGTCATCTACGCCAAGGAGATCCATGACATGCTGCTGGCTGCCGCACACAACATTCAGAACCCTTCCACGGCCGAGTGA